The proteins below are encoded in one region of Lactuca sativa cultivar Salinas chromosome 3, Lsat_Salinas_v11, whole genome shotgun sequence:
- the LOC111890097 gene encoding xyloglucan endotransglucosylase protein 6: MAFSSSSSLIALALLLSLSVSSVTSTSKFDELFQPYWAADHFSFDGDAVNMKLDNFSGAGFSSKSKYMFGKVNVQIKLVEGDSAGTVTAFYMSSDGPKHHEFDFEFLGNTTGEPYIVQTNVYVNGVGNREQRLNLWFDPTKDFHTYSILWNQRQVVFLVDETPIRVHSNLEHKGIPFPKDQAMGVYSSIWNADDWATQGGRVKTDWTHAPFVASYRSFEINGCECPVSTADSDNAKRCATSGGWWDQPILSELNVHQSHQLIWVRANHMIYDYCSDAGRFPSVPVECEHHRH; this comes from the exons ATGGCGTTTTCTTCCTCTTCGTCTTTAATCGCTCTTGCATTGCTTCTTTCACTGTCTGTTTCCTCTGTGACTTCAACTTCGAAGTTTGATGAGCTGTTTCAGCCTTACTGGGCTGCTGATCATTTCTCGTTTGATGGAGATGCGGTGAACATGAAGCTTGATAACTTTTCCG GAGCTGGATTTTCATCCAAGTCGAAGTACATGTTTGGCAAAGTAAATGTTCAGATCAAGCTTGTTGAAGGTGATTCCGCCGGAACAGTCACTGCATTCTAC ATGTCATCAGATGGCCCGAAACACCACGAGTTTGATTTCGAGTTCCTGGGGAACACCACCGGAGAACCTTACATTGTTCAGACGAATGTATACGTCAATGGCGTCGGCAACCGTGAACAGAGGTTGAATCTCTGGTTCGATCCAACCAAAGACTTCCATACTTACTCAATCCTCTGGAACCAGCGCCAAGTTGT GTTTTTGGTTGATGAAACACCGATTAGAGTGCACAGTAATTTGGAGCACAAGGGTATCCCGTTCCCTAAAGACCAAGCGATGGGTGTGTACAGCTCAATTTGGAATGCTGACGACTGGGCGACACAAGGTGGTCGGGTCAAAACCGACTGGACCCATGCTCCGTTTGTCGCATCCTACCGGTCATTTGAGATCAATGGTTGTGAATGTCCGGTGTCCACGGCGGATTCCGATAACGCAAAGCGGTGTGCTACCAGCGGCGGTTGGTGGGATCAACCAATATTGTCGGAGTTGAATGTGCATCAAAGCCACCAGCTTATTTGGGTGAGGGCGAACCATATGATTTATGACTACTGCAGTGACGCCGGCAGGTTTCCGTCGGTGCCGGTGGAATGCGAGCACCACCGTCACTAG